In Hyla sarda isolate aHylSar1 chromosome 9, aHylSar1.hap1, whole genome shotgun sequence, the following proteins share a genomic window:
- the LOC130291440 gene encoding olfactory receptor 1-like: protein MCEGNGSEVTEFFILGFKNLENFKISLFILFLVIYLAILLGNVFIITLVSTSHHLNVPMYLFLRNLSAADILFTTNIMPNMLYVIVRGGGDISIPGCFIQYYVFCSSTYTQSLILMVMSFDRYMAICHPLRYGALMNPKLCQHLVVCPWAVCFVLFPIEVVSLFLLTFCGSNIIEHFFCDFAPILAIASSDTSIVETEDFIFSIPLMFMPFVVVTVSYFCIVISILRITSITGRWKAFSTCSAHLTTIFIFYGTQITIYIFPVGDNTFYGKTVKSLLYTVLTPFINPIIYSMRNHEIKRALQQLIYKKRNITIHPMFR from the coding sequence ATGTGTGAAGGTAACGGATCTGAGGTCACAGAATTCTTCATTCTTGGGTTTAAGAACTTGGAGAACTTCAAGATTTCCCTTTTCATTCTCTTTCTTGTGATTTATCTTGCGATTCTCCTTGGAAATGTCTTTATTATCACACTGGTGTCCACATCCCACCACCTCAATGTGCCCATGTACCTGTTCCTCCGAAATCTCTCTGCGGCGGACATCTTGTTCACCACCAATATTATGCCTAATATGTTGTATGTGATAGTGAGGGGAGGAGGGGACATCTCCATCCCAGGATGTTTCATCCAGTATTATGTGTTCTGCAGCTCAACCTACACTCAGTCCCTGATCCTGATGGTCATGTCCTTTGACCGCTATATGGCCATCTGTCATCCTTTGCGCTATGGGGCTCTCATGAACCCCAAGCTTTGTCAGCACCTGGTCGTCTGCCCATGGGCCGTCTGCTTTGTCCTCTTCCCCATTGAAGTTGTATCTTTATTCCTATTAACATTTTGCGGCTCCAACATCATTGAACATTTCTTCTGTGACTTTGCCCCAATCTTGGCCATTGCCTCCTCAGACACCTCCATTGTAGAGACAGAAGACTTCATATTCTCCATCCCCCTCATGTTCATGCCCTTTGTGGTGGTCACCGTCTCCTATTTCTGCATTGTTATCTCCATCCTAAGGATCACATCCATTACAGGACGGTGGAAGGCGTTCTCCACCTGCAGCGCACATCTCACCACCATCTTCATCTTCTACGGGACTCAAATAACAATCTATATTTTCCCAGTTGGGGACAACACATTCTATGGGAAAACAGTGAAGTCTTTGTTGTACACGGTGCTGACACCTTTCATTAACCCTATCATATACAGTATGAGGAACCATGAGATCAAGAGAGCTCTGCAGCAACTCATATATAAAAAGAGGAACATCACTATACATCCCATGTTCCGCtaa